The Micromonospora krabiensis genome window below encodes:
- a CDS encoding PSP1 domain-containing protein has translation MGMLCAVSFNRYGRLYYLDPGELTPQVGDKVLVPTDDGPEVAECVWAAQWVGEDTDGFPKLVGLAGEDDLRRDEALRRRKAEAKVAAKRLIRAHGLPMKVVAVDHVLGSGEGGERTTVYFTAPHRVDFRSLVRDLGATLHCRVELRQLSARDSARVQGGIGSCGRDLCCATFLTDFEPVTIRMAKDQDLPLNPLRISGACGRLMCCLKYEHPLYADSSDYPSPGQRVETPDGLGKVVSRHPPSETVTVRQISGGETKRCSLSDVCGSRRAYDSGTS, from the coding sequence ATGGGCATGCTCTGCGCGGTCAGCTTCAACCGGTACGGGCGCCTCTACTACCTCGATCCGGGCGAGCTGACCCCGCAGGTCGGCGACAAGGTGCTCGTGCCCACGGACGACGGGCCCGAGGTGGCCGAGTGCGTCTGGGCGGCCCAGTGGGTCGGCGAGGACACCGACGGCTTCCCCAAGCTGGTCGGGCTGGCCGGCGAGGACGATCTGCGCCGCGACGAGGCGCTGCGCCGGCGCAAGGCCGAGGCGAAGGTGGCCGCGAAGCGGCTGATCCGGGCGCACGGCCTGCCGATGAAGGTGGTGGCCGTCGACCACGTGCTCGGCTCCGGCGAGGGCGGCGAGCGCACCACCGTCTACTTCACCGCCCCCCACCGGGTGGACTTCCGCTCGCTGGTCCGCGACCTCGGCGCGACCCTGCACTGCCGGGTCGAGCTGCGTCAGCTCTCCGCGCGTGACTCGGCCCGGGTTCAGGGCGGCATCGGGTCGTGCGGCCGCGACCTGTGCTGCGCGACGTTCCTCACCGACTTCGAGCCGGTGACCATCCGGATGGCCAAGGACCAGGATCTGCCGCTCAACCCGCTGCGCATCTCCGGGGCGTGCGGCCGGTTGATGTGCTGCCTGAAGTACGAACATCCCCTATACGCTGACAGTAGCGATTATCCGTCTCCAGGTCAGCGAGTCGAGACTCCCGATGGCCTGGGGAAAGTCGTGTCCCGGCATCCGCCGAGCGAAACCGTCACCGTCCGGCAGATCTCCGGTGGGGAGACCAAGCGCTGTTCCCTGTCCGACGTCTGCGGTTCCCGCCGTGCCTACGACTCGGGGACCAGCTGA
- a CDS encoding YbaB/EbfC family nucleoid-associated protein, with protein sequence MPRGEIDEAWIEEAVRRYRRIESLQAEFDQAVSTVEVTVRSPDGLVEVVVTASGRITDVRFLGPLHARNPRDVAGSVQAAVSAAADAAEWAREKLHKETFTAYRPLAGA encoded by the coding sequence ATGCCACGGGGGGAGATCGACGAGGCCTGGATCGAGGAGGCGGTGCGGCGCTACCGCCGCATCGAGTCCCTCCAGGCCGAGTTCGACCAGGCGGTGTCGACGGTGGAGGTCACGGTGCGGTCGCCGGACGGCCTGGTCGAGGTCGTCGTGACCGCCAGCGGGCGGATCACCGACGTCCGCTTCCTCGGTCCGCTGCACGCCCGCAACCCCCGTGACGTGGCCGGTTCGGTGCAGGCGGCGGTCAGCGCCGCGGCCGACGCCGCCGAGTGGGCCCGGGAGAAGCTGCACAAGGAGACGTTCACCGCCTACCGACCGCTGGCGGGAGCCTGA
- a CDS encoding DNA polymerase III subunit delta': MPDVFADLVGQDDAVATLRRAAEAAAAVLRHAAADRTPALVPAGVDGTDQAGGAPGPGAGMTHAWIFTGPPGSGRSVAARAFAAALQCAYGTGCGECPGCHTTMAGTHADVRLVVPEGLSIGVGEMRALVLRAASTPSGGRWQVVVIEDADRLTEAAGNALLKAIEEPPPRTVFLLCAPSTHPDDVSVTIRSRCRVVPLRQPPATAVAEVLIRRDGVAPDLARWAAAAAQGHVGRARRLARDPEARARREAVLAVPRRLTGVGAAFDAASALIQAAEAEAEASVAETDATERAALETALGAGGTGRGAAGAIRGAAGQLKDLEKRQKSRATRAQRDALDRALVDLAGFYRDALTMALRAPVAPVHTDTAAMAEAGAQKWDAEGALRRLEAVLECRAAIEANVKPRIAVEAMMLALWRG; the protein is encoded by the coding sequence ATGCCGGACGTCTTCGCCGACCTGGTCGGGCAGGACGACGCGGTCGCCACGCTGCGCCGGGCCGCCGAGGCGGCCGCGGCCGTGCTCCGGCACGCCGCCGCCGACCGTACGCCCGCGCTCGTTCCGGCCGGCGTGGACGGCACCGACCAGGCCGGGGGCGCACCCGGCCCGGGCGCCGGCATGACCCACGCCTGGATCTTCACCGGGCCGCCCGGCTCGGGACGGTCGGTGGCGGCGCGGGCGTTCGCGGCGGCCCTCCAGTGCGCGTACGGCACGGGCTGCGGCGAGTGCCCCGGCTGCCACACCACGATGGCCGGCACCCACGCCGACGTCCGGCTGGTGGTGCCGGAGGGGCTCTCCATCGGCGTCGGCGAGATGCGCGCGCTGGTCCTCCGCGCCGCCAGCACCCCGTCCGGCGGGCGCTGGCAGGTGGTGGTCATCGAGGACGCGGACCGGCTCACCGAGGCAGCCGGCAACGCGCTGCTCAAGGCGATCGAGGAGCCGCCACCGCGTACGGTCTTCCTGCTCTGCGCCCCGTCCACCCACCCGGACGACGTGTCGGTGACGATCCGGTCGCGCTGTCGGGTCGTACCGCTGCGGCAGCCGCCGGCCACCGCGGTGGCCGAGGTGCTGATCCGCCGCGACGGCGTGGCGCCCGACCTGGCACGGTGGGCGGCCGCCGCCGCCCAGGGGCACGTCGGACGCGCCCGCCGGCTGGCCCGCGACCCGGAGGCCCGCGCGCGGCGGGAGGCCGTGCTCGCGGTGCCCCGCCGGCTGACCGGGGTCGGTGCGGCGTTCGACGCGGCGTCCGCGTTGATCCAGGCCGCCGAGGCGGAGGCCGAGGCGTCGGTCGCGGAGACCGACGCCACCGAGCGTGCCGCGCTGGAGACGGCCCTCGGCGCGGGCGGCACCGGCCGGGGCGCCGCCGGTGCCATCCGCGGGGCCGCCGGGCAGCTCAAGGACCTGGAGAAGCGGCAGAAGTCGCGGGCCACCCGCGCCCAGCGGGACGCGCTGGACCGGGCGCTGGTCGACCTCGCCGGCTTCTATCGGGACGCGCTCACCATGGCGCTGCGTGCCCCGGTCGCGCCGGTGCACACCGACACCGCCGCGATGGCCGAGGCGGGTGCCCAGAAGTGGGACGCCGAGGGTGCGCTGCGCCGGCTGGAGGCGGTGCTGGAGTGCCGCGCCGCGATCGAGGCGAACGTGAAGCCCCGGATCGCCGTCGAGGCGATGATGCTCGCCCTCTGGCGCGGCTGA
- the tmk gene encoding dTMP kinase: protein MPSDGPARGGTAIESEKYGESSGVSPTGGQPGVSPEAAQPAEPTQAGDAAAPRAESAQSTESAGQVGSTAAPLGSAAGQIGGAGSSGAGGGQAAGTQTDRSGFGAIRSVLRIRPFRRLWIVLGAASFGDWLGLLATSVFAAAQVQGSTAKGAAFGGLIAVRLLPALVLGPIAGVLADRFDRRWTMVICDLLRFVLFASIPLYALSGASGALVVTWAAIATFLIESITLLWIPAKEAAVPNLIPRARLETANQLTLITTYGLTPVLAAVAIAVLDRSVRATTGGEVPGWAEPAQLALWFNAFSRLATAIVVAFGIKEISHTRASGQERTEQSMTRQFAEGWRFISQTPLVRGLVLGIFGAFAGGGIVIGTARFFANSLGAGDAAFFLLFGSIFIGLAAGIGLGPMIVKEMSRRRWFGMSIVLASAAVMTLAFAIHLSMAIVGAVLVGAGAGMAFLAGTTLLGGEIADEVRGRVFAVVQIGTRLVLILAIALSSLLAGVGGSRKLEIADLGVSISSTRLLLLAAGAAGIFAGISAFGQMDDKKGVPVLADLWGSIRGRPLMPAEPFVSNGLFVVFEGGEGAGKSTQLAALAERLGGQGRDVVVTREPGATGIGQRIRSLVLETAGTEAPSPRAEALLYAADRAHHVATVVRPALVRGAVVISDRYVDSSLAYQGAGRTLPVDEVSWLSSWATGGLKPDLVVLLDVEPHTGLSRVAARTEGPDRLEAESVAFHERVRYAFLDLAANDPKRYLVLDASRPAEEIAGQVARRVDEMLGSPGGIVHPRPAQGPDTSVQPELSDAELVTMEQRT from the coding sequence ATGCCCAGCGATGGGCCGGCACGTGGAGGTACGGCCATCGAAAGCGAGAAGTACGGCGAGTCGTCCGGCGTGTCGCCAACAGGCGGCCAGCCCGGCGTGTCGCCCGAGGCCGCCCAGCCCGCCGAGCCCACCCAGGCCGGGGATGCCGCCGCCCCGCGCGCCGAGTCCGCTCAGTCCACCGAGTCCGCCGGTCAGGTCGGCAGCACCGCGGCCCCGCTCGGCAGTGCCGCGGGGCAGATCGGTGGCGCCGGCTCCTCCGGTGCTGGCGGTGGCCAGGCTGCCGGCACGCAGACCGACCGGTCGGGCTTCGGCGCGATCCGGTCCGTGCTGCGCATCCGTCCGTTCCGCCGGCTCTGGATCGTGCTCGGGGCCGCGTCCTTCGGCGACTGGCTGGGTCTGCTCGCGACCTCCGTCTTCGCCGCCGCCCAGGTGCAGGGCAGCACGGCGAAGGGTGCCGCCTTCGGCGGCCTGATCGCGGTCCGGCTGCTGCCGGCGCTGGTGCTCGGCCCGATCGCCGGCGTCCTCGCCGACCGGTTCGACCGGCGCTGGACGATGGTCATCTGCGACCTGCTGCGCTTCGTGCTCTTCGCCTCGATCCCGCTCTACGCCCTCAGCGGCGCCAGCGGCGCCCTGGTGGTCACCTGGGCCGCGATCGCGACGTTCCTCATCGAGTCGATCACCCTGCTGTGGATCCCGGCCAAGGAGGCCGCGGTCCCCAACCTGATCCCGCGGGCCCGGCTGGAGACCGCCAACCAGCTCACCCTCATCACCACGTACGGCCTGACCCCGGTCCTCGCCGCGGTCGCCATCGCGGTGCTCGACCGCAGCGTCCGCGCGACCACCGGCGGGGAGGTTCCCGGCTGGGCGGAGCCGGCGCAGCTGGCGCTCTGGTTCAACGCGTTCTCCCGGCTGGCCACCGCCATCGTGGTGGCGTTCGGCATCAAGGAGATAAGCCATACCCGGGCGAGCGGGCAGGAGCGCACCGAGCAGAGCATGACCCGGCAGTTCGCCGAGGGCTGGCGGTTCATCTCGCAGACCCCGCTGGTCCGTGGCCTGGTGCTGGGCATCTTCGGCGCGTTCGCCGGCGGCGGCATCGTGATCGGCACCGCCCGGTTCTTCGCCAACTCGCTCGGCGCCGGTGACGCCGCCTTCTTCCTGCTCTTCGGCTCGATCTTCATCGGCCTGGCGGCCGGCATCGGGCTCGGCCCGATGATCGTCAAGGAGATGTCCCGCCGGCGCTGGTTCGGCATGAGCATCGTCCTGGCCAGCGCGGCCGTGATGACGCTGGCCTTCGCCATCCACCTGTCCATGGCGATCGTCGGCGCGGTCCTGGTCGGCGCGGGCGCCGGCATGGCCTTCCTGGCCGGCACCACGCTGCTCGGCGGCGAGATCGCGGACGAGGTCCGCGGCCGGGTCTTCGCCGTGGTGCAGATCGGCACGCGGCTGGTGCTGATCCTCGCCATCGCGCTGAGCAGCCTCCTCGCCGGCGTCGGCGGTTCCCGCAAGCTGGAGATCGCCGACCTCGGCGTCTCCATCTCGTCCACCCGGCTGCTGCTGCTCGCCGCGGGCGCGGCCGGCATCTTCGCCGGGATCAGCGCGTTCGGCCAGATGGACGACAAGAAGGGCGTGCCGGTCCTCGCCGACCTGTGGGGCTCGATCCGGGGTCGCCCGCTGATGCCCGCCGAGCCGTTCGTCTCCAACGGGCTCTTCGTGGTCTTCGAGGGCGGCGAGGGCGCGGGCAAGTCCACCCAGCTCGCCGCGCTCGCCGAGCGGCTGGGCGGCCAGGGCCGGGACGTGGTGGTGACCCGCGAGCCGGGCGCCACCGGGATCGGCCAGCGGATCCGGTCGCTGGTGCTGGAGACCGCCGGCACCGAGGCCCCGTCGCCACGCGCCGAGGCGTTGCTCTACGCGGCCGACCGCGCCCACCACGTGGCCACCGTGGTCCGCCCCGCGCTCGTCCGGGGCGCCGTGGTGATCAGCGACCGCTACGTCGACTCCTCCCTGGCCTACCAGGGCGCCGGCCGTACGCTCCCGGTCGACGAGGTCTCCTGGCTCTCCTCCTGGGCCACCGGTGGGCTCAAGCCGGACCTGGTGGTGCTGCTCGACGTCGAGCCGCACACCGGCCTGTCCCGGGTGGCGGCGCGCACCGAGGGCCCGGACCGGCTGGAGGCCGAGTCGGTCGCCTTCCACGAGCGCGTCCGCTACGCCTTCCTCGACCTGGCCGCCAACGACCCGAAGCGCTACCTGGTGCTCGACGCCTCCCGTCCGGCCGAGGAGATCGCCGGGCAGGTCGCCCGCCGGGTGGACGAGATGCTCGGCAGCCCGGGCGGCATCGTGCACCCGCGGCCGGCGCAGGGACCGGACACCTCGGTGCAACCGGAGTTATCCGACGCGGAGCTGGTGACGATGGAGCAGCGCACCTGA
- a CDS encoding alanine racemase: MATESDKLRERLDRATAHLDPPYAVVDLTAFDANAAALAERAAGKPLRLASKSVRSRELISRALGRPGWHGVMAFTLPEAIWLVRAGVSDDVLVAYPTADRGALAELAADPALAAAVTLMIDGTDQLDLADAVRAPDQRPELRVCLDLDASWRPLGGRVHVGVRRSPVHSARAAGALAAAVAGRPGYRLVGLMAYEAQIAGLGDAPPGRTGRALGQAIRLAQRGSYRELVARRGAAVAAVREHADLEFVNGGGTGSVAATSADPAVTEVTAGSGLYGPTLFDAYRAWQPTPAAYFACSVVRRPTPDLATVLGGGWIASGPAAASRLPRPVLPAGLTLLGAEGAGEVQTPLAGAAAATLRVGDRVWFRHAKAGELCEHVNDLHLVDGETVVATVPTYRGEGHAFL, encoded by the coding sequence GTGGCCACCGAAAGCGACAAACTTCGCGAGCGCCTGGATAGGGCGACAGCCCACCTCGACCCGCCGTACGCGGTCGTCGACCTGACCGCCTTCGACGCCAACGCAGCCGCGCTGGCCGAGCGCGCCGCCGGGAAACCGCTCCGGCTCGCCAGCAAGTCCGTCCGCAGCCGTGAACTGATCAGCCGAGCTCTCGGGCGACCCGGCTGGCACGGCGTGATGGCCTTCACCCTGCCCGAGGCGATCTGGCTGGTCCGGGCCGGGGTCAGCGACGACGTGCTGGTGGCGTACCCCACCGCCGACCGGGGGGCCCTCGCCGAACTGGCCGCCGATCCGGCCCTCGCCGCGGCGGTCACCCTGATGATCGACGGCACCGACCAACTCGACCTGGCCGACGCCGTACGCGCCCCCGACCAGCGTCCCGAGCTGCGGGTCTGCCTCGACCTGGACGCGTCGTGGCGCCCACTCGGCGGTCGGGTGCACGTCGGGGTGCGCCGCTCACCCGTGCACAGTGCGCGGGCGGCCGGCGCGCTGGCCGCCGCCGTCGCCGGCCGGCCGGGCTACCGACTGGTGGGCCTGATGGCGTACGAGGCACAGATCGCCGGCCTCGGCGACGCGCCACCCGGGCGTACGGGCCGGGCCCTCGGGCAGGCGATCCGGCTCGCCCAGCGCGGTTCGTACCGTGAGCTGGTGGCCCGCCGGGGCGCGGCGGTGGCCGCCGTGCGGGAGCACGCCGACCTGGAGTTCGTCAACGGCGGCGGCACCGGCAGCGTGGCCGCGACCAGCGCCGATCCCGCGGTCACCGAGGTCACCGCGGGGTCGGGCCTGTACGGTCCCACGCTGTTCGACGCGTACCGCGCGTGGCAGCCCACCCCGGCCGCGTACTTCGCCTGCTCGGTGGTCCGCCGGCCGACGCCCGACCTGGCGACCGTGCTCGGCGGCGGCTGGATCGCCTCCGGCCCCGCCGCGGCGAGCCGGCTGCCCCGGCCGGTCCTACCGGCCGGGCTCACCCTGCTCGGCGCCGAGGGCGCAGGTGAGGTGCAGACACCGCTGGCCGGCGCGGCGGCGGCGACGCTGCGCGTCGGTGACCGGGTGTGGTTCCGGCACGCGAAGGCCGGCGAGCTCTGCGAACACGTGAACGACCTGCACCTCGTCGATGGCGAGACGGTCGTGGCGACCGTGCCCACCTACCGGGGCGAGGGGCACGCCTTCCTCTGA
- a CDS encoding TetR family transcriptional regulator: MLDACAELVDEVGYEGLTTTLLAERAEVAIGSVYQFFPDKRAIVQALTLRTMESYLQRLDERFASDDLTHWWDGVDAGIDEYITMHRTVPGFRTLHFGDVVDLHLLDEQRDNNGVIADQLARVLTERFGLTDVPELRFHLEIAVEVADALIKLAFRRKQDGDDRVLVEAKALIRDYLHRQVDAPADATQVG; this comes from the coding sequence ATGCTGGACGCCTGTGCCGAACTCGTCGACGAGGTGGGGTACGAGGGGCTGACCACGACCTTGCTCGCCGAGCGTGCCGAGGTGGCCATCGGGTCGGTCTACCAGTTCTTTCCGGACAAGCGGGCGATCGTGCAGGCGCTGACCCTGCGCACGATGGAGTCCTACCTCCAGCGGCTCGACGAGCGGTTCGCCTCGGACGACCTGACCCACTGGTGGGACGGCGTCGACGCGGGCATCGACGAGTACATCACGATGCACCGCACGGTCCCCGGATTCCGTACCCTCCACTTCGGCGACGTGGTCGACCTGCACCTGCTCGACGAGCAGCGGGACAACAACGGGGTGATCGCGGACCAGTTGGCCCGCGTGCTCACCGAACGGTTCGGGCTGACGGACGTGCCCGAGCTGCGTTTCCATCTGGAAATCGCGGTCGAGGTGGCGGACGCGCTGATCAAGCTGGCGTTCCGCCGCAAGCAGGACGGCGACGACCGGGTGCTGGTCGAGGCCAAGGCGTTGATCCGGGACTACCTCCACCGCCAGGTGGACGCCCCGGCCGACGCGACGCAGGTCGGTTGA
- a CDS encoding D-arabinono-1,4-lactone oxidase: MVGTAPPTVQWSNWAGNQRGTATTILRPTSTAEVAEAVRAAGADGSRIRVAGSGHSFTAIALADDRRMELTALDIGVRVDTERRLVTVPAGMTLRALNDLLVGHGLALPNLGDIDAQTIAGAISTGTHGTGAAYGCLATFVEALTLVTGTGDVLHCSADEHPDVFAAARVSLGALGVLVDVTLRCVDAFVLHAHERPAPLDAVLAELPELIEAHDHLEFYWFPYTARVQVKANDRVPTHDRPLSRLRGWLDDEFLSNTVFAGACRLGRAVPALAPHISAVSARALTERRYTGRSDQVFCTPRRVRFVEMEYGLPREALGEALGALRRIVDELPFKVLFPVEVRFTAADDIWLSHGYGRDSAYIAVHQYVGMPYEPYFRAFEQVAAGLGGRPHWGKLHWRDAVTLAPAYPRWADFLAVRDRLDPQRVFTNPHQTHVLGA, from the coding sequence ATGGTCGGCACCGCACCTCCCACCGTCCAGTGGTCGAACTGGGCCGGCAACCAGCGTGGCACCGCCACCACCATCCTCCGCCCCACGTCCACCGCCGAGGTCGCCGAGGCGGTGCGTGCGGCCGGCGCCGACGGCTCCCGGATCCGGGTCGCCGGCAGTGGGCACTCCTTCACCGCGATCGCTCTTGCGGACGACCGGCGGATGGAGCTGACCGCGCTGGACATCGGCGTACGGGTGGACACCGAGCGTCGACTGGTCACCGTACCGGCCGGGATGACCCTGCGCGCGCTCAACGACCTGCTCGTGGGTCACGGTCTCGCCCTGCCCAACCTCGGCGACATCGACGCGCAGACAATCGCCGGCGCGATCTCCACCGGCACCCACGGCACCGGCGCGGCGTACGGCTGCCTGGCCACCTTCGTCGAGGCGCTCACCCTGGTCACCGGCACCGGCGACGTGCTGCACTGCTCCGCCGACGAGCACCCCGACGTGTTCGCCGCCGCGCGGGTCTCCCTCGGGGCGCTCGGCGTGCTGGTCGACGTGACGCTGCGCTGCGTGGACGCGTTCGTCCTACACGCGCACGAGCGCCCCGCCCCGCTGGACGCGGTGCTCGCCGAACTCCCCGAACTGATCGAGGCGCACGACCACCTGGAGTTCTACTGGTTCCCGTACACGGCTCGGGTGCAGGTCAAGGCCAACGACCGGGTGCCGACCCACGACCGGCCGCTGTCCCGCCTGCGCGGCTGGCTCGACGACGAGTTCCTGTCCAACACCGTCTTCGCGGGCGCCTGCCGTCTCGGCCGGGCCGTGCCCGCCCTCGCCCCGCACATCAGCGCGGTCTCCGCGCGCGCCCTCACCGAACGCCGCTACACCGGCCGCTCCGACCAGGTCTTCTGCACCCCGCGCCGGGTCCGCTTCGTGGAGATGGAGTACGGGCTGCCGCGCGAAGCCCTCGGCGAGGCGCTGGGCGCGCTGCGGCGCATCGTCGACGAACTGCCGTTCAAGGTGCTCTTCCCCGTGGAGGTACGGTTCACCGCCGCCGACGACATCTGGCTGTCGCACGGCTACGGCCGCGACTCCGCGTACATCGCCGTCCACCAGTACGTCGGCATGCCGTACGAGCCGTATTTCCGGGCGTTCGAGCAGGTGGCCGCCGGTCTGGGTGGCCGGCCGCACTGGGGCAAGCTGCACTGGCGCGACGCGGTGACCCTCGCCCCCGCCTACCCCCGCTGGGCGGACTTCCTCGCCGTCCGCGACCGCCTCGACCCCCAACGGGTCTTCACGAACCCCCACCAGACCCACGTCCTCGGCGCCTGA
- a CDS encoding DUF559 domain-containing protein — MSNGGASLAALRRSLPGDDADELTWLLFRQEEVISFEQALRHLSRKSVRHRVASGRWRRIHRGVFVTHSGPVGYGQLRWAAVLAAGPLALLGGLTAAQAGGLRGFSTRVIHLLLPETCRRAPLPQGVVAHRTARLPPEDVLTIGQPPRTMPARSIVDAAQWAATDDEACAIVAAGFQQRLVGGDEVHRALEHMPRARRRNLILQTATDAAGGSHSLSELDFLRLVRRAGLPEPSRQKVRYDATGRRRYLDAYFEQWRVHVEIDGAQHFDPRAAWADMRRENDLWVDGDRVLRFPAWAVRSRPDEVLAQLRAALRAAGWPGTA; from the coding sequence GTGAGTAATGGTGGGGCGTCTCTGGCGGCTCTGCGCCGGTCGCTGCCGGGCGATGATGCCGACGAACTGACCTGGCTGCTCTTCCGTCAGGAAGAGGTGATCAGCTTCGAGCAGGCTCTCCGGCACCTGTCCCGCAAGTCGGTGCGGCACCGGGTGGCGAGCGGCCGGTGGCGCCGAATCCATCGCGGGGTGTTCGTCACCCACAGTGGGCCCGTAGGTTACGGGCAACTGCGCTGGGCGGCGGTGCTGGCCGCCGGGCCGCTCGCGCTGCTCGGCGGGCTGACCGCGGCGCAGGCCGGAGGGCTGCGGGGCTTCTCCACCCGCGTCATTCACCTCCTGCTCCCGGAGACCTGTCGGCGGGCGCCGCTGCCGCAGGGGGTGGTGGCCCACCGGACGGCACGCCTACCGCCGGAGGACGTGCTCACGATCGGGCAACCCCCCCGGACGATGCCCGCCCGGTCGATCGTCGACGCGGCGCAGTGGGCGGCCACCGACGACGAGGCGTGCGCGATCGTGGCGGCCGGTTTCCAGCAGCGCCTGGTCGGGGGCGACGAGGTGCACCGAGCCCTCGAGCACATGCCACGCGCCCGCCGCCGGAATCTGATCCTCCAGACAGCGACCGACGCGGCCGGGGGTTCCCACTCGCTCAGCGAGCTCGACTTCCTCCGTCTGGTCCGTCGAGCCGGCCTGCCCGAGCCTAGCCGGCAGAAGGTGCGCTACGACGCCACCGGGCGACGCCGTTACCTGGACGCCTACTTCGAACAGTGGCGGGTGCACGTCGAGATCGACGGCGCCCAGCACTTCGATCCGCGTGCGGCGTGGGCGGACATGCGTCGGGAGAACGACCTCTGGGTCGACGGTGACCGGGTGCTCCGATTTCCCGCGTGGGCGGTGCGAAGCCGTCCCGACGAGGTGCTCGCCCAACTCCGGGCCGCGCTCCGCGCCGCCGGTTGGCCCGGCACTGCCTGA